tatcACAATAACCCATGTCACACAAATCTTCTGGTTTCCCATGGATATAAAACTTAGGTTTACACTACattgtagtctgttaagtgtgcactAGTCACACAATTACATCTAAAACAACAATGTACatatttacaacagccaggacatggaaacaacctaaatgtctattgacagatgactggataaagaaattgtggtatatttatacaatggaatattactcagccataaaaaagaataatatgccatttgcggcaacatggatggacctggagatcatcatactaagtgaagtaagccagaaagaggaagaaaaataccatatgatatcacttatatgtgggatctaaaaaaaaaagacacaaatgaaatttacaaaacagaaacagactcacagacgtagaaaacaaacttatgattactagtaggggaagggggtgggaagggataaattgggagtttgagatttgcaggtaataatactatatatagaatagataagcaagtttttactgtacagcacaaggaactatattcaacagcttgtagtaacctataatgaaaatgaatatatgtatgtatatgtatgactgaaatatgctgtacaccagaaacggacacaacattgtaaactgactgcacttcactaaaaagaaaagaaaacaacaatgtacacacttcaattttaaaatactttatggCTAAAAATCACTAACCATCATTTCAGCCTTCAGAGAGTTGTAATCTTtctgcaatagtaacatcaaagaccaCTGATCACACAGACCACCATAACCAATCCAACAACAATGAAAAGTCTGacatattgcaagaattaccaaaacgtgACTGAGAGACATGAAGCaggcaaatgctgttggaaaagtgaCACCAACAGACTCACTGGATGCAGGGTTGCCACCAACCtctaatctgatttaaaaaaaaaaaaaaggcaagaaagcaAAGTGCCATAAAAATGAGGAATGCCTGTACCATGACCCTTCATAAATAGTTGTTCctcaagaaataagagaaaaccttaaaacagaattttctgaGCCATGTTCCATGGAGCACTAGCTGCCCCAGGCGGTATGAGGTGTTGGGAGAAGAGGCCGCACCCAGGAGACACTGAGTGGCACCAGGGCACACAGTGGGTCGGCCTCAGGACCTCCTGGGTCCCTGCTGATGGCCCCAGTACCCCCTGAGCTCCTTGCAGGATTTGTGTTCCAAGGTATGCCAGCTTGGAAAAAGTAAGTTCCGTGTCATAagtaaatacaaacagaaaagacATTACACTCAAGCATCAGTAAGGAAATGACAGAAACAGAAGCCATTCTAGGGCACAATGAAAACCTCCGAGGTACGAACAAGAAGTCTTTCTCCGGCCACATTATCTGACCACaaagcaataaaaacagaaattaaaaacaaaaggataaacaggaaaaaaaattaaaccacttggaaatttattcctaaataactCAAATTGGAGAAGGGACCAAAATGGCAATTACAGGCCATTCAGAACATAATGACAACTGGAACACCACGTCGCAAATCTCAGAGGGTGTGTTATGCAATGCGGAAACTGCAAGTCAACACAGCATCCAACTCAAGAGGCTGGAAAATAAGCAACAAGATAAACCTAGGGAGATGATTCAAAGTAGAGGTAAAAATTAATGAGACATAAAACATACAAATCGTAGAACTGATGAATTTAAGATGCAGCTACTTGTAAATAGCGGTAAGGTACCTAGACTTGTAGAAGCCCATTAaaagggagggagcaggaagcaagtgagagagagaaagagaaaagaaggaaggagggagggagggagggagggagcgaagGAGAACGGACGGACAAGGACTGCCCATGGAGGACAGCGTGGAGAAGCAGGGACCAGAGCTTCTCAGATGGCTCCTTAGGCTGTCCACACCTGCCTGCTGGACATGCAAGGAGATGCAAGGAGCCAGAGATGGAGGGGCTCCCCCACCTCAGTGCCACGTCCACATGGCATGAGTTTGGCATGCTGAGGATGTCCTTACACCCCGGAGGGTGTTCTGGGACCAGAGTTCACACTAACTGATAAAGGCCATGAGGAggcagctcagctcagctcagcatGAGAAACCTAACATGGGAACATTCTGGGGAGGTAGGGAGCTCCTGGTCGCTGTATGACCGTCCTCCAGGGATGCTTGGGAGGGGGTGCCGGCACTGGGAGAGAAGCTGGCCTGAAGGGCATCAGAGCCTGAAGAATTCAGATTCACAGTGACTCTGGATCCTCCATCCCACCCCTTAATAATGGCTGACTCACTGGCCAGGACACACAAGCGTTCATTTTCGGGAAACACTGTTCCTGCACACTCTGCGACCTCTTCCCCACGCCTGCACCTCCAGCTGTCGGCAGCATCTCTCAAGATGATCAgtgtgggaagggaaggagcagaaAGCAGATCTGAACTCGCCTGCATTACTGGTCTCAGACGTGCACAGGCCTGAGAAGTGCTGCCCAGACAGGTGTGTCtgcatccctctctcccttcctgttgCCATGGTGAGCGACCTCCGAGATCCCAGCCTCGAAGTAAATGCTGGGAGAAGACTGCAGGCTGGAGGACCATTCAAGATGTCCATTAGAATCATTAACgagcccagcctcctctctctccataaTGGACTGAATGTGGGCCTGCCTCACTAATGGGTGCTTGACCACAAAGAAACCTAAAACAGCTAATGCCCTGTTCCTTATTATGTGGATTTTAATGACGGAAgatgtgctttcattatcatctCCGTTTGCAGACTGACAGCTGCGTGAACCATTGGAGCCTGGGCCATCACTGGTTGAGCATGAACGAGGCTACAGGACTGGGAACAAAAAAACACTGTCAGCATCATTCACAAACACCATGCTGGACTCTTGGGACACGTGAGAGCAGGGGCTGGGCCACCTGTTAACTCCCAGTAGGGCCAGTGTCATAGTTCCTTCAATACTGGATGGCAGGCTTGGAGAAAATGGGCCCTTGTCGCATGAAGGGTGTAGGAGTTACCATTTACAAAGGAATCCTTTGCAGCAGAGTACATGAGGAGCTGTCCTGGTGCACAGGACATGCAGTGGATGGCACAGTGAGCGTGGCTCTGTGGGCTTCTCATTCCTTACAGCGGGCAGCTTGGTTGGAGGCACTAGAACTCCCACCAGTGCAGAGTGAGAGTCTGCCGGAACCAGAGAAGCCCCCAGTGAGCACTGGCCAAGCATTTATCCCCCACAACGAGTCAGGACTTTGGGTTTTCTCCcttgggaaggaggcagagagaaaaaaaataaagaaaccaaagaGCAGGTTGGGAAGCACAAAATAAGATAGTAGATTTAAGCCCAAATATATCAGAAATTATATTAAACATGTAAGTATAAAGACAGGTAAATGACAACAGACACGCCACCAACAGCTTTGAACGGCAGGCAGCTTTCCTGAAGCCCTGTCCCTTGAAAGTGATGGACAACAAGCAGCCTTTTCCTGATGACTCACGCTGCCCACTGTGACCATCTGTGACTGGTCAGCAACATCACAAACTGTGGCTTTGAGTCATGGGCGGGCTGGCATATACCTTCTTTACCTCCCTGAGGGGCTGCAGTGGATTTTGGCCCTTGCACCTGCTTTGTGTAGTCTTCCGTCTCATGTGCCATTTGATAACTATCTGTTCTCTATGTGCTGCTCCTAACAGCACCTTGTCCTTCTTCCTATCCACCATTCATGGTCCCAGAGAACAGGGAGCATGAGTTAAGAGCTTCGCCCGTAAGTTCCAAGGGCCGGCGCTGGTGCAGAGGATTGTTCCATCCTTCTTACCAAAGGGCTTTTCCATGAAGGGCACTTCATTCTGACCCATGGCAGTGAGCTATTCTGCTTCAAGAACTATTTCCCATGGAGCCAGAAGCCTTAGAAATTTGCCCTTACAATCCTCACCACTGAATCCCACTCAGCAGATTTCAGTACCACCTGGCATCATGCAGGAGAAAGAACCCCAAGAAAGCCAAAAAGATGGCCAGCTGCAAATACAACACCTGCCACGTGGTCCCCATCAAAAAGCTGGAGGAGCACGAGGCTGCCTGTGTCAACAGAGGCACAGCGGAGGAAGAGGACAGCTTGAGCCCTCTGAAGGTCAGCCTTCCAAGTTCAAAGCAGGACGGAAACACCCCTCCGGTGTCCCCCAGGCTCCCCAACCCCAATGTCTGGAATGTCGATAGCACGAATTGCCATCCCATGTTCGTCCTTAAGACTTTTGTCCCCCAGAAGCTTGTCTGTGATAGCGACACAGGGGAGTCAGAGAGAGAGGACCACACGCCATTCCTGACCATCTCCCAGAAGATCATCAGACCAGGAGAGTAAACCACCAGGAGCATAAAGGAGATGCAGTCTCCTTAAAAGCACAAAAGGAGACGCAACTCACCAGAATAAAAGGCGTACAAGCTAAACTACACTGAGatgcttttcttcctccacctgaCAGATAGGCGTAAGGCCACTTTGCTGGCAGAAGTGGGACAAAAAGGGCACTTTCATAACATTGGTGAGAATAAGTTGGTAAACCTCCCTGGAGGGCAATTTGACACTGGCTATAAAAATTATCAACATAAGGGAGTAATTCCACTTCTAATATATTCTATTAATATATTCACACATGTGGACAATGAGGTAAGTACAAAAGtattcactgcaacattatttgtaGCAGCAAAAGTCAGACATGATCTAAATGTCCATTAGGAGTATTTGGTTAAAGGAATTATGATGCAGCCATGTGATGAAACAGTATGCTGCTgtgaaaagaatgaggaagctcTTTCTGTACTGACGTGGAAAGGCTAAGCCATGTGGTGTAACTCAGAGACCAGTTTAACTTTTTTCTAAAGGgccaaagagtaaatattttaggcttttcaaGCCGTACGGtatctgtcacaactattcagcTCTGTCTTGGTAACATGACAGCAGCCACAAGGCACTATGTAGACAATGAACATATGTTCCCACAAAACTATTTACAGAAACTGGtgatgggctggatttggcctgtgggctgtaGTTTGTCAAGCCCTGGTTTAACTGATCAAAGCCAAGTCCATGCCACTGTTTTTGTTGATTTGTGGCAGAGGACGTGTGGAGGGATGTGCTTGAACTTGCACAGAATTTCTCTTCAAGTATACACTAGTACAGGGGTCcatccacaaagcctaaaatgtttgCCATCTGATCCCTTATAGAAAATGTTGCTCTCTTCCCTAATATCAGCTGCACCAGAGAAGACGGCTGAGTGACTTCAGGCCAGGGAAGAGAGACTTTTTACCTATAATAACTTTCATCTGTGAACACACATGAATGCATTGTCtggtcaaaaaattaaaatacacactttttaaaacagcaaaaaatgaatcttttgaaaatttttcaggaggaaattttaactaagtttttttttaagtaatcaaACTTTGCCACTCTTGATCCCTTCAACTGTTTCTACAAAGCATTACATAAAGATTTCTTcctggaaacagactcatagacatagaatacaaacttgtggttgccaggagggaggggagtgggaagggacagactgggagttcgaaatttgtagatactggcaggtatatatagaatagataaacaagtttatactgcgtagcacagggaaatatatacaagatcttgtggtagctcacagtgaaaaagaatgtgacaatgaatatatgtatgttcatgtatgactgaaaaattgtgctctacactggaaattgacacaacattgtaaactgactataactcaataaaataaaattcaaaaaaagaatatataagaatATCAAACTCACTACAGTCAAAAACAAAAGATTTCTTCTTGGTAAAAAGAAGCTCTGTGGTTAATAAAATGCATGGATTTGAGACTTGTCATATAGGAAGCAGGTGAAATAAGAAAGTGATGTATGTGGCACATGTCTGCCAACTACAGGCCAAcaggaccaagaaaaaaaagtaatttggtTTGGGGTGTGAATGAAATAAATTGGTCATGAGTTAGTCATTGTTGAAGCTAAGTTAAGGATAAATTTTACTATTCTCTCCACTTTTatataagtttgtttattttacgATTCTCtacttttatataaatttgaaattttacataataagaagttgaaaatatattttaatatattttataatatattttaatatattctatataaatgtatatttatatcatacaatattatatagtatatctaaattagataatttagatatatatttttaataaaaatagcttcaaatatatatttaatataatttgaaatcttccataataaaaagttttaaaatacactttaatatattttattatatattttaatgtaaatatatattagatcatataatattatatatttatataaattatatactattttttaaaataatttttaaatgtattttatataaatttgaaatcttccataataaaaatttttaaattttattttaatatattttataacatattataaatatatattatattatatattatggataaatatatgttatattttaataaaaatagttctaaatatataaatatatatttatatgtaatatatatttaaaatatatatatcacagaagatttgaaatttatataaaaatacagagctagtaaacaaacaaaaaatacatatatagtaaGTGCAATGTAGTATATACTGTGTTGGATTCTGGAACAGAAGAAGATATTAGCGGAAGAACCAGTGAAATACAATAAAGCCTGTAATTTAATCAGTAGTACCGTACTGATGGGAATTTCTTAGTTTTGCTAAGTGCACCATGGTcttgtaagatgttaacattagggaaagttgggggtggagggtaCAAGAGAAATCTTTGTACCATTTTTGCAAGTTCTCTGTAAATCTGAAATGATTTCAGAATACAAAACCTAAACACAGGATAGACTCAAGGATGGACTCTCAGCCACCTCCTGCTGACCTTGGGCAGCTGCCTGACCTCTCTGTGACTGTTTCCTCACCCACAGAGGAGGGGTGAGAAGCTCACAGGATGGTGTGGGGGATCATGGATTCAACACATGTAGGATTATCAGGACACTGTCTAGTATAAAGGAAACCTTCAGTTAATATTAACCACTACTAGTAGTAATGGTGGTGGTAGTCggcaaaaagaaaatgtaatgtgTAAGGGAAACGATGAGCAagtacattataaaatatataaacgaATTTAATGAACTGAGAAAATCATCATCAATGTTGCATTTAAAATggtaaagcttaaaaaaataaagataaagctTCTAGATAAAAACAGTCTAGGGGAGGGAGGGCATTGTTCAGAAAGGTAGAAACACTGAATAACAGATACACATAAAAATTTTTTAGTGCTTGCTTCAGCAGCACATGTACTAAAACTGAGACAATACAGAGATTAGCATGGTCCCCGTGCAAGGATGACACGTATATTtgtgaagcattccatatttttttaaaaagtattcttaaATAGCTcctaaataagataaatatttttgtatgttacAAAACCAgctaagaagagaaaagaaaccaaGAGATTACAGAAAACTTTgtaaaatcaataaagaaaaggaaaagaacagtaAAGACAAAACACAAAGTTTAATtgtagaaataaaaccaaatatacCAATAATTATACAAATGTAAAGGGATTTAACTCAcctattaaaaaattctatttatatttctaaatcaAATACATGTCCATTCTGACCAACACTACCAACATCTTTAAGCCAGAGATCACAGAAAATACATGCATGACATGTGTACCATCACCACCAAGTCCCATGCACATAACAGACATAACCAATCAATCATAGCACTCTTTCTTGAGCCTGGACAATAccttcagaatccttctcaacgcAAGGCTTCAGGCTGCCATTACACAGAGAAGTCATCTCTGTCTTGACaaaacaccccccaccccctggcagtTTCCCCACTTGGCCCACTCTCTCCCTCATTTCCCAACTCAAGGTGTTCCAGGAAGATAGGGAAATACAGGGGCTTAAGAAAAAGTTCTGTCTGGAGATCTGTGGGGAAAGACCAGTAAGAGAGGAAAGCCAGTTCTAGATTCCTGGGCTTGATCTCAGCCAGCTCGCCCCTCCCCTCTTCATTCCTTGCTTCTGCTGGGCCTTTCTCCAGGAAAACATACGTAGCAAGCCAGACTCTAGCAGGAACCATCATAAAAACACTTGTTAGTGGTAACAGTGACCACAGCAAGCTACTGGTGGGCTGGGTGCCAGTGCCTGAATCACAGAGGAGAGCCTGCAAATGGGCAGAGGAAAGGCAGCCCCACCAGCCCTGGGTAGCAGGCAAGCTTTCCAACTTCATGCGGAGAATTCCTGGCAAAGGGGGCACCTGGCAGAAGAGCTGTGTGCTTGGGCAGAGGGGGCTCTGGcacagcagaggaaggagaaaaggaagtggGGCTATCCTGGGGCCAGGCGCCTTGCAGGTATTAAGTGCCGGCCACAACCCTTAGCGGCAAGTATTTGCATTTCCAATGTACAGATATGAAAAGGAAGTCTCAGAGAAGCTAAATAACTTGCCTTGATTCACAGCACTAGTAAGTGGCAAATGGCCTAAGGAAATTGAACCCAtccccagcaattccactccttgatTTGTATAAACCAGAAATATGTACATGAGTTTACCAGGAC
Above is a window of Camelus dromedarius isolate mCamDro1 chromosome 18, mCamDro1.pat, whole genome shotgun sequence DNA encoding:
- the GTSF1L gene encoding LOW QUALITY PROTEIN: gametocyte-specific factor 1-like (The sequence of the model RefSeq protein was modified relative to this genomic sequence to represent the inferred CDS: substituted 1 base at 1 genomic stop codon), producing the protein MEPEALEICPYNPHHXIPLSRFQYHLASCRRKNPKKAKKMASCKYNTCHVVPIKKLEEHEAACVNRGTAEEEDSLSPLKVSLPSSKQDGNTPPTFVPQKLVCDSDTGESEREDHTPFLTISQKIIRPGE